From the genome of Pseudoxanthomonas sp.:
CGCGCCAACGGTGCCAGGTGGTCCAGTGCACGGGCATAGACGCCGCGCTTGAACATCACCACGTGCTCCATCGGGTACCAGAAATCCACCCACCGCCAATGGTCGAACTCGGGAGTCTCGGTCAGGTCCAGGCGGACGTGCTGTTCATCGCAGACCATGCGCAGCAGGAACCAGACCTGTTTTTGGCCGATGCAGACATGACGCTCGTTGCGACGCACGGCACGGTGCGGCAGGCGGTAACGCAGCCAGCCAGGGGTGGCGCCCAGGACCTCGACATGCTCGGGGAGCAGGCCGGTTTCCTCGCGCAGTTCGCGGTACATGGCCTCGACCGGTGTCTCGTCCGTATTCATGCCGCCCTGCGGGAATTGCCAGCCATCCCGGCGCACCCTGCGCGCCCAGAAGACCTTCCCTTGGGGATGCATCAACACGATGCCAACGTTGGGTCGATAACCGTCCGGATCGATCACGACGCGGACTCCTGAAAATCTACTGGGTCCGAATGTGCCACGCCCGGGCCTGCGCCTCAACCTGCAAGGGAGCGATTGACAGAAGTTCTTCCGATGCCCAGAATTGCCGGTTCTCGCGCGGCTATGTAGCTCAGCCGGTTAGAGCACAGCACTCATAATGCTGGGGTCGGTGGTTCGAGTCCACCCATAGCCACCACGTCGCGCGAAACCGCAGTACCGAAAAAAGCCCGCTGACAAGCGGGCTTTTTCGTATGCGGGATGCCGAATGCAAGGCGCTTCCGAATCCCATGGGCATCCAGCACGGCACCGGAGCGGAGCGAGGCCCCACCCCTGTCGCATGCATGGGTCCGACGTCATTGGACATCGGCCGAAGCCTCAAACATGCATTCATTTAACCGGCGGTCGTGCCTTGCGCAGGTCGTCGCGCATCTCGAACCACATGCCGTTGAGGATGGCGAAGAAGGCGGCCATGCTCACGCCGAGAATCCAGGCGAAATACCACATCGTCGTTTGCTCCTAGAGGTGGGGAAGATCAGTACGCGTTGGGATTGCTGGACAGGCTGTCGTCGGTGACCTTGCCGCGCAGCACGCGATACACCCAGGCGGTGTAGGCAATGATGATCGGCAGGAAGACCGCGGTGGCCACCAGCATGATGAACAGCGTCATGTGGCTGGACGAGGCGTCCCACACGGTCAAGCTGGACCTGGGGTCCAGCGAGGACGGCAACAGGAAAGGAAATACCGCTACGCCTTCGGTCAGGATGATCGCCGCAATGGCCATGCCCGAGGCCAGGAACGCCGGCAGTTCGCGCCCGGCCCGCAGCAGCACCGCAGCCAGCAATGCACCAGCCACGCCCAGCACCGGGAAGATCCAGGTCCACGGCATCGCGCTGTAGTTGGCCATCCAGGCGCCCGCCGACAGCGCCACCTGCTTGGCCAGCGGGTCGGATGGGCCAGCATGGTCCAGCGCACCGACCACCTGATAACCGGTCATGCCGAAGGCCAGCCAGACACCCGCGGCAGCGAACAGCAGCGCCGTGGCGACGCCGGCAATCGCGCCGAAGCGGCGTGCCCGCGCGGCGATCTCGCCGCTGGTCTTCATCACCAGCATGCCTGCGCCATGGGTGACCAGCATCGCCACGCTGACCAGCCCGCACAGCAGCGGGAACGGCATCAGCAGGCCGAGCAGATCGCCGTGATAGACGGGCCGCAGCGCATCGTCGAACTGGAACGGCGCACCGACCAGCACGTTGCCCATCGCCACGCCAAATACCAGCGCCGGAACCAGGCCGGCGCCGAACAGCACCCAGTCCCAGACCGCGCGCCAGGTGGCATGTTCGACCTTGCTGCGGAACTTGAAGCCGACCGGGCGCAGGATCAGCGCGAGCAGGATCAGGAACATCGCCAGGTAGAAGCCGGAGAAGCTGACCGCATACAGGGCCGGGAACGCGGCGAAGATCGCGCCGCCGCCCAGGATCAGCCAGACCTGGTTGCCTTCCCACACCGGGCCGACGACGTTGATCACCAGCCGGCGTTCGCGATCGGTGCGGGCCACGGCTGGCAGTAGCGTCGCCACGCCCAGGTCGAAGCCATCCATCACCGCAAAGCCGATCAGCAGGATGCCCAGCAGCAGCCACCAGATGAAGCGCAGGGTTTCGTAATCAAGGGGAATCGTGTCCATCGCAGATCCTTCAGGCGTTGGCGGCGGCAAGCGGCGCGCCGGTGGTATCGGGTTGGCGGCCACCGGCGACGTCGGTGGGACCTTTGAGGATGGTCTTGCGCAGCAGGTACACGTCGACCACGGCCAGCGTGGTGTAGAGCGACACGAACATCGCCAGGCTGATCAGGATCTGGTGCAGTTTCAGGCCCGACGCGGCGAAGAACGTAGGCAGCACGCCATCGATGATCCACGGCTGGCGGCCGTATTCGGCCACGATCCAACCCGCTTCGATCGCCACCCATGGCAGTGCCAGCGACCAGAATGCAAGCCGCAGGAACCAGCGCTTCTCATGCAACTGGTTGCGGCTGGAGAACCAGAACGCCAGTGCGAAGAAGGCGATGAAGTAGAAGCCCAGGCCGGCCATCGCGCGGAACAACCAGAACAGCGGCGCCACCCGTGGCACGGTATCGAACGCCGCCTGGTCGATCTGCGCATCGCTGGCATTGCCAATGTCGTCGCGATAGCGCTTGAGCAACAAGCCATAGCCCAGGTCGTTCCAGTGCGCGTCGAAGGTCTGGCGCGCGGCTTCATTGGTCCGGTCGGCGCGCAGTTCCTGCAAGGCGCCGAACGCGAGCTGGCCGCTGCGGATGCGCTCCTTGGCCCGGTCCACCAGCGGCAGGATGCCGGGCATCTGGGAGTTGAACGAGCGCGTGCCGATCAACCCCATCACCCAGGGGATATGCACCGCGTAGTGGTTGGTACGCGTGTCCTGGTCAGGGATGGCGAAGGCATTGAAGCCGGCCGGTGCGGGTTCGGTTTCCCACATGGCTTCGATCGCGGCCAGCTTCATCTTCTGGTTTTCACCGGCCACGATAACCGCTCTCGTCGCCCAGCACCACCACGCTCAGCGATGCGGCCAGGCCGAAGCTGGCGGCCACCGCCATCGAGCGCTTGGCAAATTCCAGGTGGCGTCCACGCAGCAGGTAGTACGCACTGATCGCCATCACGAACACCGCCCCGCACACGTAGCCAGCGCTGACCGTATGCACGAACTTGGCCTGCGCCACCGGGTTGAACAGCACCGCGGCGAAGTCAGTGACCTCCATGCGCATGGTGTCCGGATTGAATTTCGCACCGACCGGATACTGCATCCAGCCGTTGGCGATCAGGATCCACAGCGCGGAGAAGTTCGAGCCCAGCGCGACCAGCCAGGTCACCACCAGGTGCTGGACCTTGGACAGCTTGTTCCAGCCGAAGAAGAACAGGCCGATGAAGGTCGCCTCCAGGAAGAACGCCATCAACCCTTCGATCGCCAGCGGCGCGCCGAAGATGTCGCCGACGTACTGACTGTAGTAGGACCAGTTGGTGCCGAACTGGAACTCCATGACGATGCCGGTGGCCACGCCCATGGCGAAGTTGATGCCGAACAGCGAGCCCCAGAACAAGGTCATGCGCCGCCAGACGTCGCGGCCGGTCATCACGTAGACGCTTTCCATGATGGCGATGAGGAACGACAGTCCCAGCGTCAGCGGGACGAACAGGAAGTGATAGAGCGCGGTGAGTGCGAACTGCAGGCGACTGAGTTCGACGATGGTCATGTCCGGCATGGCGGCTGCGGCCCGGTGGGAGTTGGCCGAAGGATGCACTGCAAAACCGGAGTGGGCCTTGATCTGGATCAAGGTGCCGACAGGCGGCCAGGGCGCACAATCGGGACTCCATTGCCACCGCCCCGCTCCCGCCAAGCCAGCCATGCCCGCCGTCCCGCCGCTGCCCATCGCCCAGCAACTGCAGGCACTGACCGCTCCGGTCCGTGCCCGGCTGCGGCTGGCGGGCACCGCCATCGTGCTGGCCGGCTGCGGGCTGGCGGCGCAGGCCGGACTGATCGCACTGGCCGCACAACGGATTCTGGTGGACCACCAGCCCGTCGTCGCGGTGCTGCCACTGCTCATCGGCCTGTTGGCCGTGGGAGCGGCGCGGGCCCTGCTGAACTGGGCCGCGCGCCGGCTGGCCGATACCGCGGTGGAGTGCCTGCGCCACCAGTTGCGCCTGTCGGTGGTACGGCGCCTGCAGGCCCGCGGCCCGCTGTGGCTGCGCCGCCAGCGCGCGGGCGCATTGGCCGAACTACCCGGCACGCATGTCGATGCGCTGGATGGCTACGTCGGCGGCTTCCTGCTGGCACAGATGGAAATCACCTGGGTGCCGCTGGCCCTGCTGGTGGCGGTGTTCTGGATGGACCGCATCGTCGGGTCGATCCTGCTGCTGACGCTGCCCTTGATCCCGATCTTCATGGCGCTGGTCGGCTGGGGCGCGCAGGCCGCCAGCGACCGCCAGCTGGCAGCGCTGACCCGCATGGGCGCGCACTTCGCCGACCGCCTGCGCGGGTTAGGCCTGATCCGTCTGTACGGCCGCGCGGCGAGCGAGCTGGAAGGCATCCGCGTGGCCGCCGACGGCGTGCGCGAAGGCAGCCTGAAGGTGTTGCGCATCGCTTTCCTGTCATCGGCGGTGCTTGAGTTCTTCGCCTCGATGGGCGTGGCGATGGTGGCGCTGTATCTGGGCCTGAGCTACCTGGGCATGATCAGCCTGCGCGGCGCGCCGCTGGACCTGGCGACCGGCCTGTTCTGCCTGCTGCTGGCGCCGGAAGTCTACGCACCGCTGCGTCGGCTGGCCGCGCATTACCATGACCGCGCCAACGCACTGGCGGCAATCGCCCAGATCGATGCCACCCTGGGTGAAGCAGCTGCGGAGGATGCCATCGCTACAACCACTCCGGTGCAGGCAGCACTGCCCGAAGGCGTCTGTGTGCAGGCGCGCGCACTGCGCCTGCGTCACGCCAACGCCGTCACGCCGGTGCTGAAAGACCTGTCGTTCGACCTGCAGACGGGCCAGCAACTCGCGCTGGCCGGGCCCAGTGGCTGCGGCAAGAGCACCCTGCTGGAAGCCCTCGCCGGCTGGCTTGCACCCGATGACGGGCGACTGCTGCACAGTCATGGCCTGCGCATCGGTTACGCCTCGCAGCGGCCACATCTATTCTGCGGATCGATCGCCGACAATCTGCGCATCGCCGCGCCACAAGCCAGCGATGCGCAGCTGCAGGCCGCCGCCGAGGCTGCACAGGTCATGGCCTTTGCCCACGCCCTGCCGCAGGGACTGGACACGCGCATCGGCGAGGGTGGCTTCGGCCTGTCCGGCGGCCAGGCCCGGCGCGTCGCGTTGGCCCGCGTGCTGCTGCAGGACCCACAGCTGTTGCTGCTGGACGAACCGACCGCCTTCCTGGATGCCGACACCGAAGCACGCCTGCTCGACGCACTGCTGCACTTCGCACATGGCCGCACGCTGGTCATCGCTACCCACAGCGAAGCGGTGATGCAGCGCATTGGCCAGGTGCTGTGGCTACCCGATGGTCAGCAGCGACCGCTGCGGAGAGCGGCATGAACGCATTGCTGACCGTGCACCGCCGCGGCATCGCGCTGACGCTGCTGTTGCTCACCGTGACCCTGCTGGCCGGCACCGCGCTGCTGGGATTGGCCGGGCATTTCCTGACCGCGGCAGCGCTGGCCGGCGTGGGCGCGCTGGGCTTCAACCTGTTCGGCCCCTCGGCCGGCATCCGCGGGCTGACCTTCGTGCGCATCCTGTCGCGCTATGGCGAAAAACTGATCGGCCATGATGTGACCCTGCGCATCGGCCGCGACCTGCGCCTGGACTTCTTCCGTCGTGCGTTGCCCTTGGCGCCGCTGGGCCTGGGCAAGCTGCGCACGGGCGATCTGCTATCGCAGTTGGTGAGCGACATCGAACGGGTCGAAGGCGGCCTGGTGCGCGCGGTCGGCCCATTGTTCGCGCTGGCCCTGCTCAGCCTGATCGCCTGTGCCGTCGCCGCATTCGCGTTGCCATCGGTGGGATTGACGCTGCTGATGGCCTGCGTGCTGCTGGCCGGCCTGCTGCCGTGGCTGACCACGCGCGGTGCCCCTGCCCAGGAACAAGCGCGCGAACAAGCCCGCGCCACGCTCCGCGCCGATGTGCTGGACGCCGTGCAGGGCGCCACCGACCTGGCCGCGCTACACGCAGGCGACACCTGGTTCGCGCGCATCGAGACGGCCAGCCGACAGCTCGCCGACAGCGAACGTCAACGCAAGCGACGCCTGGCCATCGGCACGCTCGCCCACGGCGTCGTCACCGCCGCCACCCTGGCCAGCGTGCTTGGCCTGCTGCTGGAAGCTGCTGCCAGCAACACACTGACCACGCCTGCGGCCGCCGGCCTGTTCTTCATGACCGTGGCCACGCTGGAAGCGTGTGCGGGCGCTTCGCTGGCCTGGCGCGAGCTGCAGGCCGCGCGTGGCGCATCACGCCGACTGGACGCCACCGTGTCCGCACCGCCAGCCGTAGCCGATCCGGTCGCGCCCATCGATGTCCCGACACATGCGCTGCTGGAACTGCAGGACGTCGGCTTCCATTGGGATGGCACGCGCCAGCAGGTGCTCGATGGCGTCAACCTGCACATCGCGCCAGGCCAGCGCATTGCAATCAGCGGCGACAGCGGTGCGGGCAAGAGCTCACTGCTGGCGCTGCTGCTGCGCCTGTGCGACCCCGATGCCGGGCAACTGCGCTATGACGGCATCGACGTGCGTCGCTTCGCGCAGGCCGATTGGCACCGGCAGATCGCCTGGTTGCCGCAGGAGGCACCGGTGTTCGCCGGCAGCATCCGCGACAACCTGCTGCTGGGCGATGCCCATGCCGACGATGCAGCGCTGTGGCAGGTGCTGGCACAGGTGCGGCTGGACGATCTGGTGCGCGATCTTCCCGCGCAACTTGATGCATGGATCGGCGAACACGGACGCACGCTCTCCGCCGGCCAGGCCCGTCGCATCGCCCTGGCCCGCGCCTTGCTGCGCGATGTGCCAATCCTGATCCTGGACGAGCCAACCGAAGGCCTGGATGTCGACACCGCCCAGGCCTTGCTGACCGACCTGGCCCACGCCAGCGCCGGTCGCAGCGTGATCCTGATCAGCCATGACGTCCTGCCCCCCGGCATCGTCGACCAACACTACCTGCTGCTGGACGGCAGGCTACGACCGGCCAACTGACCGATTGGCAACACGCCGATCCGCACTGCCCTACATTCATCCAGCAGCAGGCACGCCGGCACCGGCTGCGCGCTACAGTCCGGCGGACTTTCCTTTGGCGCATCCGCCATGCAAGAACCCGCACGCGTCCGCCAGCTCGACGAGAAGATCTGCAGACTGATCTGTCCAATTTCAGCGGCAATGGTCGGCGTCTGCCTGACCGGCGTCGGCCTGCTGCGGGTTGCCGTGGCCGTCGAACACAAATCCACGCTGGCCGACGACCTGCTGTCGCTGGATGCGGTGATCTTCCTGGTCGCCACGCTGGTGTCCTATTTCGCCCTGCGCACCCAGGTACGCAACCACCGGCTCGAACAGGTCGCCGATGTCGCCTTCATCACCGCGATGGTGCTGCTGACCATCGCCTGCCCGCTGATCACCTACAGCTTTCCCCTGTAGGCGCATTGATCAGCGCGTTAGATGGCTGGCGGCGGAGCTAGCGCAGGGGTTTCCTGAATTTCGACCTTGGTCGTCACATCAGGCGCAGCCTGGGACAGCGTGATGATCTCGTCGGCCGAAAAACCAGCGATGCGATCCTTGATGCGCCCTGCAGACAAGGATTGCAGTGACGGGTTACCGACGACGTCGTATGCGCTGTTGACGCCAGCAAGATTGAGTTGAAGTATCGCGGCGGCGAGCGCGCTCTGCTTGTTCTGCGGAAGCGCCTTCATCATTTTTTTGAAACTGTTGTTTGCAGCCTGCTCGGAACTTGCATCAATGCGCACCGGCTCGCGCGCTTGCGCCACGCCCACGATCGCTGCCAGGCACAGCACCGCCCAGGTCCTTCTGATCTTCATGCGACGCTCTCCATATATTTGAGCGGAGCATGCCCCGGCAATGCGCCCTCCGCAAGCAAGCTGCGTGGATCACCCAGCTGCGGCCAGCGTCTCCAGTCGCGTCCGATCCAGCAGCTGCACGGTGTGCGGATCGGGCGTGGCGATCAGACCCTCGCCGCGCAGCTTGGTGAAGCAGCGGCTCACCGTTTCGATAGTCAGACCCAGGTAGTCGGCGATGTCGGTGCGGGTCATCGGCAGCTCGACCACGGCGTCGTCCTGGCCCTGGCGTTGGCGGCGCCGGGCCATGTCCTGCAGGAAGCCGGCCAGGCGCTCCGGTGGCGTCATCCGCGCCAGCGCCATCAGCTTGTCGCGGGTGGCATCCAGCTCGATGCAGGCGCGCTGCATCAGCTCATGTTCCAGCCCGTGATAGGTCGCGCACAGGGTGCGCATGCCGTCGTGGGACACCGCGCACAGGCGACTGTCGGTGATCGCCTCGAAGGTGTGGCGGTAATGGGTGGAGTTGCTGAAGCCGATGTAGTCGCCCGGCATCAGGAAGCCGGCCACCAGCCGACGGCCGTCGGCCAGGGTGCGGGTGCGGCGCAGGGCGCCGGTCTGCACGGTGAACACGTAGCGCCGCGGCTCGCCTTCGCGTGCCAGCAGCTCACCGGCACGCAGCTGCAGGTCGCCAGCAAGCTCTTCGAGGGCACCGGCCTGTTCGGCCGGCAGCGCGGTGCACACGGCCAGATGTCGAACCAGGCAGACGCGGCAGCCATGGCCGGCGGCCGATCGCGCCGACACGTCCGGTTCGGCCGTGTCCGGGCCGGAGATATTGCGATGGATACGCAGGCTGCTCATGGGTCTGCCGGCCTCCAGTCCGGTTCGGCGATGGCCATGATACGCCGCACCGTCAGGTGAACCGCCGGTCGCCAGGCGGGCACGCGCGGCCCGGATCGGTTACCATGCGCCCGCTTCGCACAGCGGCAGTCGTGTTTCCCCTGAAGGGATCTTCGGCGTTGAATGGGCCCATTGCCCGCCTCGCCAACCTTCCTCCGACGCCTTCTCGCTTCGCAAAGACGGACCTGCCACTGTCGGCCGTTCCGCCCAACAGGTTACTCGCAGCGCGGTTAGGGAACGCTTCGGGCAACACACGCTCTTCCAACGGCTTTCGTGGCACGTAGCGCTTTTCGCGCTGCGTTCGTGGCGTTTTTCGCGTTGGCTGGGCGTGCATCCGGAGCTTTCCAATGTCATTTGAAAACCTGGGGCTTGCCCCGTTCCTGCTGCGTGCACTGGCCGAGCAGGGTTATGAGAACCCCACCCCGATCCAGGAGCAGGCGATCCCGCTGGCCCTGGACGGCCGCGACCTGATGGCCGGCGCGCAGACCGGCACCGGCAAGACCGCAGCGTTCGGCCTGCCGCTGCTGCAGCACCTGGGCACCAACGCCCAGGAAGTCACCCGTGGCCCGCGTCGTCCGCGCGCCCTGGTCCTGACCCCCACCCGCGAACTGGCCACCCAGGTGCACGACAGCCTGCGTGACTACAGCAAGTACCTGCGCATCCCGTCGGCCACCATCTATGGCGGCGTGGGCATGGGCCCGCAGCTGGACACCCTGCGCCGTGGCGTGGATCTGGTGATCGCCTGCCCGGGCCGCCTGATCGACCACCTGGAGCGTCGCAGCGTCGACCTGTCGGGCATCGAGATCCTGGTCCTGGACGAAGCC
Proteins encoded in this window:
- a CDS encoding RNA pyrophosphohydrolase; protein product: MIDPDGYRPNVGIVLMHPQGKVFWARRVRRDGWQFPQGGMNTDETPVEAMYRELREETGLLPEHVEVLGATPGWLRYRLPHRAVRRNERHVCIGQKQVWFLLRMVCDEQHVRLDLTETPEFDHWRWVDFWYPMEHVVMFKRGVYARALDHLAPLARVVAGLQAVPQARLERRPGDPAPRNHQRPRNRAGRRRDGSGFVPSGN
- the cydB gene encoding cytochrome d ubiquinol oxidase subunit II, with translation MDTIPLDYETLRFIWWLLLGILLIGFAVMDGFDLGVATLLPAVARTDRERRLVINVVGPVWEGNQVWLILGGGAIFAAFPALYAVSFSGFYLAMFLILLALILRPVGFKFRSKVEHATWRAVWDWVLFGAGLVPALVFGVAMGNVLVGAPFQFDDALRPVYHGDLLGLLMPFPLLCGLVSVAMLVTHGAGMLVMKTSGEIAARARRFGAIAGVATALLFAAAGVWLAFGMTGYQVVGALDHAGPSDPLAKQVALSAGAWMANYSAMPWTWIFPVLGVAGALLAAVLLRAGRELPAFLASGMAIAAIILTEGVAVFPFLLPSSLDPRSSLTVWDASSSHMTLFIMLVATAVFLPIIIAYTAWVYRVLRGKVTDDSLSSNPNAY
- the cydC gene encoding thiol reductant ABC exporter subunit CydC, which encodes MNALLTVHRRGIALTLLLLTVTLLAGTALLGLAGHFLTAAALAGVGALGFNLFGPSAGIRGLTFVRILSRYGEKLIGHDVTLRIGRDLRLDFFRRALPLAPLGLGKLRTGDLLSQLVSDIERVEGGLVRAVGPLFALALLSLIACAVAAFALPSVGLTLLMACVLLAGLLPWLTTRGAPAQEQAREQARATLRADVLDAVQGATDLAALHAGDTWFARIETASRQLADSERQRKRRLAIGTLAHGVVTAATLASVLGLLLEAAASNTLTTPAAAGLFFMTVATLEACAGASLAWRELQAARGASRRLDATVSAPPAVADPVAPIDVPTHALLELQDVGFHWDGTRQQVLDGVNLHIAPGQRIAISGDSGAGKSSLLALLLRLCDPDAGQLRYDGIDVRRFAQADWHRQIAWLPQEAPVFAGSIRDNLLLGDAHADDAALWQVLAQVRLDDLVRDLPAQLDAWIGEHGRTLSAGQARRIALARALLRDVPILILDEPTEGLDVDTAQALLTDLAHASAGRSVILISHDVLPPGIVDQHYLLLDGRLRPAN
- the cydX gene encoding cytochrome bd-I oxidase subunit CydX: MWYFAWILGVSMAAFFAILNGMWFEMRDDLRKARPPVK
- a CDS encoding helix-turn-helix domain-containing protein produces the protein MSSLRIHRNISGPDTAEPDVSARSAAGHGCRVCLVRHLAVCTALPAEQAGALEELAGDLQLRAGELLAREGEPRRYVFTVQTGALRRTRTLADGRRLVAGFLMPGDYIGFSNSTHYRHTFEAITDSRLCAVSHDGMRTLCATYHGLEHELMQRACIELDATRDKLMALARMTPPERLAGFLQDMARRRQRQGQDDAVVELPMTRTDIADYLGLTIETVSRCFTKLRGEGLIATPDPHTVQLLDRTRLETLAAAG
- the cydD gene encoding thiol reductant ABC exporter subunit CydD, whose product is MPAVPPLPIAQQLQALTAPVRARLRLAGTAIVLAGCGLAAQAGLIALAAQRILVDHQPVVAVLPLLIGLLAVGAARALLNWAARRLADTAVECLRHQLRLSVVRRLQARGPLWLRRQRAGALAELPGTHVDALDGYVGGFLLAQMEITWVPLALLVAVFWMDRIVGSILLLTLPLIPIFMALVGWGAQAASDRQLAALTRMGAHFADRLRGLGLIRLYGRAASELEGIRVAADGVREGSLKVLRIAFLSSAVLEFFASMGVAMVALYLGLSYLGMISLRGAPLDLATGLFCLLLAPEVYAPLRRLAAHYHDRANALAAIAQIDATLGEAAAEDAIATTTPVQAALPEGVCVQARALRLRHANAVTPVLKDLSFDLQTGQQLALAGPSGCGKSTLLEALAGWLAPDDGRLLHSHGLRIGYASQRPHLFCGSIADNLRIAAPQASDAQLQAAAEAAQVMAFAHALPQGLDTRIGEGGFGLSGGQARRVALARVLLQDPQLLLLDEPTAFLDADTEARLLDALLHFAHGRTLVIATHSEAVMQRIGQVLWLPDGQQRPLRRAA
- a CDS encoding DUF6694 family lipoprotein, translated to MKIRRTWAVLCLAAIVGVAQAREPVRIDASSEQAANNSFKKMMKALPQNKQSALAAAILQLNLAGVNSAYDVVGNPSLQSLSAGRIKDRIAGFSADEIITLSQAAPDVTTKVEIQETPALAPPPAI